One segment of Castanea sativa cultivar Marrone di Chiusa Pesio chromosome 3, ASM4071231v1 DNA contains the following:
- the LOC142628334 gene encoding translationally-controlled tumor protein homolog, giving the protein MLVYQDLLTADELLSDSFPYKEIENGMLWEVEGKWVVQGAVDVDIGANPSAEGGGEDEGVDDQAVKVVDIVDTFRLQEQPAFDKKQFVTFMKRYIKNLTPKLEADKQELFKKHIEGATKFLLSKLSDLQFFVGESMHDDGGLVFAYYKEGATDPTFIYFAYGLKEIKC; this is encoded by the exons ATGCTAGTTTATCAGGATCTTCTCACTg CTGATGAGCTTCTCTCGGACTCATTCCCATACAAGGAAATTGAAAATGGGATGCTGTGGGAAGTGGAGGGAAAG TGGGTTGTTCAAGGAGCAGTCGATGTAGACATTGGGGCTAACCCTTCTGCAGAAGGTGGAGGTGAGGATGAAGGTGTTGATGACCAAGCTGTCAAGGTTGTCGACATTGTTGACACCTTTCGGCTTCAG GAACAACCTGCTTTTGACAAGAAGCAGTTTGTCACATTCATGAAGAGGTACATCAAGAATCTGACACCCAAATTGGAGGCAGACAAGCAAGAGTTGTTTAAGAAGCACATTGAGGGAGCAACCAAGTTCCTCCTTTCAAAGCTCAGTGACCTCCAATT TTTTGTGGGGGAAAGCATGCATGATGATGGTGGTTTGGTGTTTGCCTACTACAAGGAAGGCGCAACTGATCCAACCTTTATCTACTTTGCATATGGACTGAAGgaaatcaagtgttaa
- the LOC142627551 gene encoding 26S proteasome regulatory subunit 6A homolog, whose amino-acid sequence MATSMVEDSSFEDDQLAAMSTDDVVRASRLLDTEIRILKDELQRTNLDLDSYKEKIKENQEKIKLNKQLPYLVGNIVEILEMNPEDEAEEDGANIDLDSQRKGKCVVLKTSTRQTIFLPVVGLVDPDKLKPGDLVGVNKDSYLILDTLPSEYDSRVKAMEVDEKPTEDYNDIGGLEKQIQELVEAIVLPMTHKERFQKLGIRPPKGVLLYGPPGTGKTLMARACAAQTNATFLKLAGPQLVQMFIGDGAKLVRDAFQLAKEKSPCIIFIDEIDAIGTKRFDSEVSGDREVQRTMLELLNQLDGFSSDDRIKVIAATNRADILDPALMRSGRLDRKIEFPHPSEEARARILQIHSRKMNVHPDVNFEELARSTDDFNGAQLKAVCVEAGMLALRRDATEVNHEDFNEGIIQVQAKKKSSLNYYA is encoded by the exons ATGGCAACATCGATGGTTGAAGATTCGAGCTTCGAGGACGATCAGCTCGCCGCCATGTCCACCGACGACGTCGTTCGCGCCTCTCGTCTCCTCGACACCGAGATCCGCATCCTCAAG GATGAGTTGCAAAGAAcgaatttggatttggattcgTACAAGGAGAAGATAAAGGAGAATCAGGAGAAGATAAAGCTTAATAAGCAGTTGCCTTACTTGGTTGGCAACATTGTTGag ATCTTGGAAATGAACCCAGAAGATGAGGCTGAGGAAGATGGTGCAAACATTGATCTTGACTCGCAAAGGAAGGGAAAATGTGTTGTGTTGAAAACATCTACTCGCCAG ACTATCTTTCTTCCTGTTGTTGGGCTTGTTGATCCTGATAAGCTAAAGCCCGGTGATCTCGTTGGAGTGAACAAAGATAGTTACTTGATCTTGGACACACTGCCGTCTGAGTATGATTCTCGAGTGAAGGCCATGGAGGTTGATGAAAAACCAACTGAAGATTATAATGACATTGGAGGGCTGGAGAAACAG ATCCAAGAATTAGTTGAGGCCATTGTTTTGCCAATGACACATAAGGAGCGATTTCAGAAATTAGGTATTCGTCCACCCAAGGGAGTGCTCTTGTATGGACCTCCTGGGACAGGGAAAACTTTAATGGCCCGTGCTTGTGCAGCACAAACAAATGCCACTTTTCTGAAGCTAGCAGGCCCACAACTTGTCCAG ATGTTCATTGGAGATGGAGCAAAACTTGTTCGTGACGCCTTTCAGCTTGCAAAAGAGAAGTCACCCTGCATCATTTTCATAGATGAAATTGATGCAATTGGCACAAAGAGATTTGATAG TGAAGTGAGTGGAGATAGGGAGGTGCAGCGGACTATGTTGGAATTGCTCAATCAGCTTGATGGTTTTAGTAGTGATGACCGGATTAAG GTAATAGCAGCAACTAATCGTGCTGACATCCTGGACCCTGCTCTTATGCGTTCTGGTCGATTGGATCGTAAAATTGAGTTTCCACACCCCAGTGAAGAAGCAAGAGCTCGCATCTTGCAG ATCCACTCGAGGAAGATGAATGTTCACCCAGATGTAAATTTTGAAGAATTGGCCCGTTCCACTGATGATTTCAATGGAGCACAACTAAAAGCTGTTTGTGTGGAAGCAGGCATGCTAGCCCTTCGCCGCGATGCTACTGAG GTAAACCATGAGGACTTTAATGAAGGTATCATCCAGGTACAGGCAAAGAAGAAATCAAGCTTGAATTATTATGCCTAG
- the LOC142627512 gene encoding E3 ubiquitin-protein ligase RFI2, which produces MGLGNDDVSLVDDEGGTDSSVGGNGGKKGFGGSVSCSICLEVVADNGDRSWAKLQCGHQFHLDCIGSAFNIKGAMQCPNCRKIEKGQWLYANGCRTFPELNMDDWATHDEDLYDLSYSEMSFGIHWCPFGSLARLPSSFEEGEFSSSAYHDLLGQHAIFAEHTAVSSTHPCPYIAYFGPIHPSSSNSNGNVSEASSLNNHWGPSVPSEMPTSYAFPAMDPHYHGWEHHSSSFPTSSSRIAAPEQPSVLPGTQRSARTSSDIPRSGSFMHPSFLVGHSSGGRPGSSVGSSMIPPYPGSNARARDRVQALQAYYQQQQPGNSTSMRTPIIPGSRRSSNHRGMPQVGPVASSSDQTGAFYIVPPGSSGRNYQEAENPLSSRYQSWERDHLPSFSLNQVDRESGWGSYHQAASGSDSSIRSSSFRQRHGSERTSAQNRS; this is translated from the exons atgggACTAGGAAACGACGACGTTTCGTTGGTCGACGATGAAGGTGGTACTGATAGTAGTGTTGGTGGTAATGGAGGCAAAAAAGGTTTCGGTGGCTCCGTCTCGTGCTCGATTTGCCTCGAGGTTGTGGCCGATAATGGCGACAGATCTTGGGCCAAGCTTCAATGTGGCCATCAATTCCATCTCG ATTGCATCGGTTCAGCATTTAATATAAAAGGTGCAATGCAGTGCCCTAATTGTCGGAAGATTGAGAAAGGCCAATGGCTTTATGCTAATGGCTGTCGTACTTTTCCGGAATTAAATATGGATGACTGGGCCACCCATGATGAAGATCTTTATGATCTTAGCTACTCAGAAATG TCGTTCGGGATTCACTGGTGTCCATTTGGTAGCTTAGCGCGTCTTCCTTCATCATTTGA GGAAGGGGAATTTTCGTCAAGTGCAT ATCATGATCTACTGGGGCAACATGCTATCTTTGCCGAACATACAGCTGTTTCATCTACGCATCCATGCCCATATATTGCTTACTTTGGACCAATCCATCCCTCATCCTCAAATTCCAATGGTAATGTTTCAGAAGCTTCTAGCTTAAATAATCACTGGGGCCCATCAGTACCTAGTGAGATGCCGACTTCCTATGCTTTTCCTGCCATGGATCCTCATTATCACGGCTGGGAGCACCATTCCTCTTCCTTCCCTACGTCCAGCAGCCGTATTGCTGCACCTGAACAGCCTTCTGTTCTGCCTGGCACTCAAAGGTCGGCAAGGACCAGCTCTGATATACCAAGATCAGGATCTTTTATGCATCCATCATTCCTTGTTGGTCACAG TTCTGGTGGTAGACCAGGGAGTTCAGTGGGTTCTTCAATGATTCCTCCTTACCCTGGCAGTAATGCTCGAGCCCGTGATAGAGTCCAAGCTCTCCAGGCATACTATCAGCAACAGCAGCCAGGCAATTCAACATCCATGCGCACACCCATCATACCTGGAAGCCGAAGATCCAGCAATCATAGAGGCATGCCTCAAGTAGGACCAGTGGCCTCTTCATCTGACCAAACTGGTGCCTTTTATATTGTCCCACCAGGTTCATCAGGTCGTAACTATCAAGAAGCAGAAAATCCTCTGTCAAGTCGGTACCAATCGTGGGAAAGAGATCACTTGCCGTCATTCTCATTGAACCAGGTTGACAGAGAGTCAGGTTGGGGGTCATATCACCAAGCTGCTAGTGGGTCAGATTCCAGTATCAGATCCAGCAGCTTCCGTCAAAGGCATGGATCCGAGAGGACATCTGCACAAAATCGGTCATAA